In one Komagataeibacter sp. FNDCR2 genomic region, the following are encoded:
- a CDS encoding accessory factor UbiK family protein has protein sequence MSARPRILDDLAGVAGGAFSALTGVREEIGAIVRARVDETLSGLNLVRRDEFEVVREMASRARQAQASLESQITRLEERVSDLEASLTSPAPGR, from the coding sequence ATGTCCGCCAGGCCCCGTATTCTTGATGACCTCGCCGGTGTGGCCGGGGGCGCGTTTTCGGCGCTGACCGGCGTGCGTGAGGAAATCGGCGCCATCGTCCGTGCCCGGGTGGATGAGACCCTGAGCGGCCTGAACCTGGTGCGCCGGGACGAATTCGAGGTGGTGCGCGAGATGGCAAGCCGCGCACGCCAGGCGCAGGCCAGCCTTGAAAGCCAGATCACCCGGCTGGAAGAACGCGTGTCCGACCTTGAGGCAAGCCTGACTTCCCCCGCCCCGGGGCGCTGA
- a CDS encoding histidine phosphatase family protein — protein MTDLIARPYWYLRHGETDWNAQGRSQGRTDIPLNPTGIAQAEAAGLLLARHWTDHAPIVRIVSSPLVRARRTAEIVADQLAAHGAPRFEISFDDALMEVCFGDEEGKAMGAWYDSWIAGDYTPAHGESFAALRERAVTAVNRALAPEGVPLIVCHGAMFRALRSAMHLKPNVRLANATPIWAEPGPTAQWELTALT, from the coding sequence ATGACCGACCTGATCGCCCGCCCTTACTGGTATCTGCGCCATGGGGAGACGGACTGGAATGCACAGGGCCGTTCGCAGGGACGTACGGATATTCCCCTCAACCCCACCGGAATCGCGCAGGCCGAGGCCGCGGGCCTGCTGCTGGCCCGCCACTGGACCGATCATGCGCCGATCGTGCGTATCGTGTCCTCGCCGCTGGTGCGCGCGCGCCGCACGGCCGAGATCGTGGCCGACCAGCTTGCCGCCCATGGCGCCCCCCGCTTCGAGATCAGCTTTGACGACGCGCTGATGGAAGTCTGCTTTGGCGATGAGGAAGGCAAGGCGATGGGCGCATGGTACGACAGCTGGATCGCGGGCGACTATACCCCCGCCCATGGGGAGAGTTTCGCCGCCCTGCGCGAACGCGCCGTGACGGCGGTAAACCGCGCGCTGGCGCCCGAAGGCGTGCCACTGATCGTATGCCACGGCGCGATGTTCCGCGCCCTGCGTTCGGCCATGCACCTCAAGCCCAATGTCCGCCTGGCCAACGCAACGCCCATATGGGCCGAACCGGGGCCGACGGCCCAGTGGGAACTGACCGCGCTGACCTGA
- the pgeF gene encoding peptidoglycan editing factor PgeF has protein sequence MTDGGITDRQVVRSPVFAGIRHGFFTRQGGVSTGPYATLNCSVRSADDPVALRENRRRVAAYMGVAPDHLLGLTQVHGDRTLTVDAPWKTGRGPEGDAMVSCRPGLALGVITADCAPVLFSNAAGTVVGAAHAGWRGACGGILESTLAGMEALGCPAGDIRAVVGPCIAPQGYEVGPDMRDAVLAQDAGGAAFFTPASRAGHFMFDLPGYCVMRLNQCGVAEATALGLDTLSDEVRFFSHRRRTLAGGGAIGHQISVIACRAI, from the coding sequence ATGACGGATGGCGGGATTACCGACCGGCAGGTGGTCCGGTCCCCGGTTTTCGCGGGGATCCGGCATGGTTTCTTTACCCGGCAGGGCGGCGTGTCCACCGGGCCGTACGCCACGCTGAACTGCTCGGTCCGTTCGGCGGATGATCCCGTGGCCCTGCGGGAGAACCGCCGCCGCGTGGCGGCGTATATGGGGGTGGCGCCCGATCACCTGCTGGGGCTGACGCAGGTGCATGGCGACCGGACCCTTACGGTCGATGCCCCGTGGAAGACGGGGCGGGGGCCGGAAGGCGACGCCATGGTCAGTTGCCGCCCCGGCCTGGCGCTGGGCGTGATTACGGCGGACTGCGCGCCGGTGCTGTTCAGCAACGCGGCGGGCACGGTGGTGGGGGCGGCGCATGCGGGCTGGCGTGGCGCGTGCGGGGGCATTCTGGAATCGACGCTGGCGGGGATGGAGGCGCTGGGTTGCCCGGCGGGCGACATCCGCGCCGTCGTCGGTCCCTGCATCGCCCCGCAGGGTTACGAGGTCGGGCCGGACATGCGCGATGCGGTGCTGGCGCAGGATGCCGGGGGGGCCGCGTTCTTCACCCCGGCGTCACGCGCGGGGCATTTCATGTTCGACCTGCCGGGCTACTGTGTCATGCGTCTCAATCAGTGTGGCGTTGCGGAGGCGACGGCGCTGGGACTCGATACCCTGTCCGATGAAGTCCGCTTTTTCAGCCATCGCCGCCGTACGCTGGCCGGTGGCGGAGCCATCGGGCACCAGATTTCCGTTATCGCCTGCCGGGCGATATAG
- the lgt gene encoding prolipoprotein diacylglyceryl transferase — MLPVLIFPQFDPVMVHFGPIAIRWYAMAYIVALLAGWRIARHLAALAPRAASALQVDDFLTWATLGVVLGGRLGYILFYQPGYYLAHPLAILQVWHGGMSFHGGAAGVIVALIVFTRLNGLSFLAFSDRITTVVPIGLGLGRVANFINGELWGRPAPSWLPWAMIFPDAGPEPRHPSELYEAFGEGLLLFTLLWCVSRSLRVRQHPGFIAGLFLFGYAVARTVCECFREPDAFIGFLPFGVTMGQVLCVPMAIGGAGLMLNAWMRPARTVVMAEPDATDGNDGAAR; from the coding sequence ATGCTGCCTGTCCTGATCTTTCCGCAGTTTGATCCGGTAATGGTCCATTTCGGGCCGATCGCCATACGGTGGTACGCCATGGCCTATATCGTGGCGCTGCTTGCGGGGTGGCGGATCGCACGCCATCTCGCCGCCCTTGCGCCGCGTGCGGCGAGTGCGCTGCAGGTGGATGATTTCCTGACATGGGCGACGCTGGGCGTGGTGCTGGGGGGGCGGCTGGGCTACATCCTGTTCTACCAGCCCGGCTATTATCTGGCCCATCCGCTCGCCATCCTTCAGGTGTGGCATGGGGGCATGTCCTTTCATGGCGGGGCGGCGGGGGTGATTGTCGCGCTGATTGTATTTACGCGGCTGAACGGTCTGAGTTTTCTGGCTTTTTCCGACCGGATCACGACCGTGGTGCCCATCGGGCTGGGGCTGGGGCGCGTCGCCAACTTCATCAATGGGGAATTATGGGGGCGTCCGGCCCCGTCGTGGCTGCCATGGGCCATGATCTTTCCCGATGCCGGGCCAGAGCCGCGCCACCCGTCGGAACTGTATGAAGCCTTTGGCGAGGGGCTGCTGCTGTTCACCCTGCTGTGGTGCGTCTCGCGCAGCCTGCGGGTGCGGCAGCATCCGGGGTTTATCGCGGGGCTTTTCCTGTTCGGCTACGCGGTGGCGCGCACGGTGTGCGAATGTTTCCGGGAGCCCGATGCGTTCATCGGCTTCCTGCCCTTTGGTGTGACGATGGGGCAGGTGCTGTGCGTTCCCATGGCCATTGGCGGGGCGGGGCTCATGCTGAACGCATGGATGCGCCCGGCCCGCACCGTGGTCATGGCGGAGCCGGACGCCACGGACGGAAATGACGGAGCCGCGCGGTGA
- the ychF gene encoding redox-regulated ATPase YchF, whose product MGFNCGIVGLPNVGKSTLFNALTETASAQAANYPFCTIEPNVGRVAVPDARLAELARIGKSQKILPTSLEFVDIAGLVRGASRGEGLGNQFLANIREVDAIIHVLRCFEDDDITHVEGGVDPIRDAEIIETELMLADLESLEKRIVALQKKARGNDREAAAQVELMEPLIAALREGEPARKAIPAGQEEAVRRLQLMTSKPVLYVCNVDEASAATGNEFSERVRARAEAEGAAMVVVSAAIEAEVSQLGAEDRVEFLEGLGLKDSGLDRVIAAGYQLLGLSTYFTVGPKETRAWTITKGTKAPQAAAVIHNDFERGFIACETIAYDDYIACNGEAGAREAGKLRIEGRDYVVQDGDVLLFRFNV is encoded by the coding sequence ATGGGCTTTAACTGTGGCATCGTGGGCCTGCCGAATGTGGGCAAATCGACGCTGTTCAACGCCCTGACCGAGACCGCTTCGGCCCAGGCCGCGAATTATCCGTTCTGCACGATCGAGCCCAATGTCGGCCGGGTCGCGGTGCCGGATGCGCGGCTGGCCGAACTGGCGCGTATTGGCAAGTCACAGAAGATCCTGCCCACCAGCCTTGAATTCGTGGATATCGCGGGCCTCGTGCGCGGGGCTTCGCGCGGGGAAGGGCTGGGAAACCAGTTTCTGGCCAATATCCGTGAGGTGGACGCCATCATCCATGTCCTGCGCTGTTTCGAGGATGATGACATTACCCATGTGGAAGGTGGCGTTGACCCCATCCGCGATGCGGAAATCATCGAGACGGAACTGATGCTGGCCGATCTCGAATCGCTGGAAAAGCGCATTGTCGCGCTCCAGAAAAAGGCGCGGGGCAATGACCGTGAGGCCGCGGCCCAGGTCGAGCTGATGGAACCGCTGATCGCGGCGCTGCGTGAAGGCGAGCCCGCGCGCAAGGCCATTCCCGCGGGGCAGGAGGAAGCGGTGCGCCGCCTTCAGCTCATGACCTCCAAGCCCGTGCTGTATGTCTGCAACGTGGATGAGGCGTCGGCCGCGACCGGCAACGAATTTTCCGAACGCGTGCGCGCCCGCGCCGAGGCGGAAGGCGCGGCGATGGTGGTCGTCTCCGCCGCGATCGAGGCCGAAGTCAGCCAGTTGGGCGCGGAAGACCGCGTCGAGTTCCTGGAGGGGCTGGGCCTGAAGGATAGCGGGCTGGACCGCGTGATCGCAGCCGGGTACCAGTTGCTGGGCCTGAGCACCTACTTCACCGTAGGGCCCAAGGAAACCCGCGCCTGGACCATTACCAAAGGCACGAAGGCCCCGCAGGCTGCCGCCGTCATTCACAATGATTTTGAACGTGGCTTCATTGCCTGCGAAACCATTGCATATGATGACTATATTGCCTGCAATGGCGAAGCGGGCGCCCGTGAGGCCGGGAAGCTGCGTATCGAAGGGCGGGATTACGTGGTGCAGGATGGCGATGTCCTGCTGTTCCGCTTTAACGTCTGA
- a CDS encoding 50S ribosomal protein L25/general stress protein Ctc has product MTKFTKIEVSSRAKAGKGAARATRRAGHVPGVIYGAKQEPVLIALDPRIVHRELHKSGWRSRIYDISVDGGASVHALLREIQLHPVTDAPIHVDYQRLAAGHKVHVEVEIRFEGEEVAPGVKRGGVVNIVRHTVEVVVDPANIPEYFTADLSGLDFHDNVRWEDLKGTENVTPALHGTNFVIANVAPPSVDEETTDEAATAEAEG; this is encoded by the coding sequence GTGACCAAATTCACGAAAATCGAAGTCTCTTCGCGCGCGAAGGCTGGTAAGGGGGCAGCGCGTGCAACGAGACGTGCCGGCCATGTGCCCGGTGTTATCTACGGTGCGAAGCAGGAACCCGTCCTGATCGCGCTCGACCCCCGTATCGTGCATCGTGAGCTGCACAAGTCCGGCTGGCGTTCGCGCATCTATGACATCTCGGTCGATGGTGGCGCGTCCGTGCATGCCCTGCTGCGCGAGATCCAGCTTCATCCCGTGACCGATGCGCCGATCCATGTGGACTACCAGCGCCTGGCCGCCGGCCATAAGGTGCACGTGGAAGTGGAAATCCGCTTCGAGGGTGAAGAAGTCGCCCCCGGCGTCAAGCGCGGCGGCGTGGTGAACATTGTCCGCCACACGGTTGAGGTGGTGGTCGATCCGGCCAACATCCCGGAATACTTCACCGCCGACCTGTCGGGCCTGGACTTCCACGACAACGTGCGCTGGGAAGACCTGAAGGGCACGGAAAACGTGACCCCGGCCCTGCATGGCACCAACTTCGTGATCGCCAACGTCGCCCCGCCGAGCGTTGACGAGGAAACCACCGACGAAGCCGCCACCGCGGAAGCCGAGGGCTGA
- the pth gene encoding aminoacyl-tRNA hydrolase has product MLLWTGLGNPEPGMSRNRHNVGFMAVDRIADRHGFSPWRKRFRGEIAEGMVGRHKVLLLKPMTYMNLSGESVQQAAAFYKLSADSITAFHDELDLAPGRIRVKRGGGAAGHNGLRSMDRMLGTKDYWRVRLGIGHPGSRERVTGHVLGDFSRTDREWLDPMLDTLADTAAILADGQPELFMTRMAAQAGE; this is encoded by the coding sequence ATGCTGCTCTGGACCGGTCTTGGTAATCCCGAGCCGGGGATGAGCCGGAATCGTCACAATGTCGGGTTCATGGCGGTGGACCGGATTGCCGACCGCCACGGGTTTTCCCCGTGGCGGAAACGCTTCCGTGGCGAAATCGCGGAAGGGATGGTCGGACGGCATAAGGTGCTGCTGCTCAAGCCCATGACGTATATGAACCTCTCGGGTGAGAGCGTTCAGCAGGCGGCGGCCTTCTACAAGCTGTCCGCCGATTCCATTACGGCATTCCATGACGAGCTGGACCTTGCTCCCGGTCGCATCCGCGTAAAGCGGGGCGGCGGGGCGGCGGGGCATAACGGCCTGCGGTCGATGGACCGTATGCTGGGCACGAAAGATTACTGGCGCGTGCGGCTTGGCATCGGGCACCCCGGTAGCCGCGAGCGTGTCACGGGCCATGTGCTGGGTGATTTCTCCCGCACGGACCGCGAGTGGCTGGACCCCATGCTCGACACGCTGGCCGATACGGCCGCGATTCTGGCGGACGGGCAGCCGGAACTGTTCATGACAAGAATGGCCGCGCAGGCCGGGGAGTAA
- a CDS encoding SAM-dependent methyltransferase — MSGRGERLDQFMGRANAAYYAGRDPFSDFITAPEISQVFGELLGAWAAVVWQLLGRPDPFVLVEAGPGRGTLMADALRLVRRVAPACHAAARVHLIETSPRLRAQQAQALRDVAAWPVSWHDSIAGVPDGPMILLANEFFDALPIRQFVRRADGWDERFVHGGVFIRHPASFPPGHPAAARAVPEGGVLETCQPALDFTRAVVERLRRWSGAAVLIDYGYDAPAHGDSLQALRHGSPADPLRDPGAADLTAHVDFRAIAQVAGGVDVWGSEPQGAFLAALGLHARSEQLARAAPDQADGIRAATARLAAPEHMGRLFRVLGLSAGLEGSLPGFAGPRAAAGNEGDAP; from the coding sequence GTGAGCGGGCGGGGCGAGCGTCTGGACCAGTTCATGGGCCGGGCCAACGCCGCCTATTACGCCGGGCGGGATCCGTTTTCCGATTTCATCACCGCCCCGGAAATATCGCAGGTATTCGGTGAACTTCTGGGGGCGTGGGCAGCCGTTGTCTGGCAGCTTCTGGGGCGGCCCGATCCCTTCGTGCTGGTGGAGGCGGGTCCGGGGCGCGGCACGCTCATGGCCGATGCGCTGCGCCTTGTCCGTCGCGTGGCCCCGGCATGCCATGCGGCGGCGCGGGTTCACCTGATCGAGACCTCGCCCCGCCTGCGCGCGCAACAGGCGCAGGCGCTGCGCGATGTGGCGGCGTGGCCCGTAAGCTGGCATGACTCGATCGCGGGCGTGCCGGATGGGCCGATGATCCTGCTGGCGAACGAGTTTTTCGATGCGCTGCCCATCCGCCAGTTCGTAAGGCGCGCGGACGGATGGGACGAACGCTTCGTGCATGGTGGCGTCTTTATCCGCCATCCCGCGTCTTTCCCGCCCGGTCATCCCGCCGCCGCGCGCGCGGTGCCGGAAGGGGGCGTGCTGGAAACCTGCCAGCCCGCGCTGGATTTTACCCGCGCGGTGGTCGAAAGGCTGCGCCGCTGGTCCGGCGCGGCCGTGCTGATTGATTATGGCTATGATGCCCCCGCCCATGGGGACAGTCTTCAGGCGCTGCGCCACGGCAGCCCCGCCGACCCGCTGCGCGATCCGGGGGCCGCGGACCTGACCGCGCATGTGGATTTTCGCGCCATCGCGCAGGTGGCGGGTGGCGTGGATGTATGGGGCAGCGAACCGCAGGGTGCGTTCCTGGCCGCACTCGGGCTGCATGCGCGCAGCGAACAACTGGCGCGCGCGGCCCCGGATCAGGCCGATGGAATCCGGGCCGCGACCGCACGGCTGGCCGCGCCGGAACACATGGGCCGGCTGTTTCGCGTGCTGGGGCTCTCGGCGGGGCTGGAGGGGAGCCTGCCCGGTTTTGCCGGTCCGCGTGCGGCGGCAGGCAATGAAGGAGACGCACCATGA
- a CDS encoding ribose-phosphate pyrophosphokinase yields the protein MKIVACNSNLPLAQKVAAELGMPLCNATVRRFADMEIFVEIHENVRGEDVFVIQSTCSPTNDNLMELLIMLDALRRGSARRITAVMPYFGYARQDRKSGPRTPISAKLVANILVEAGANRVLTMDLHAMQIQGFFDIPVDNLYAAPLFTRDIRGRMKLDGEPRLPYEAPPMDIPGGAHNLMIVSPDVGGVVRARQMAQRLNVDLAIIDKRRERAGVSEVMNVIGDVRGRYCILVDDIVDSGGSLCNAAEALMKHGAAAVEAYVTHGVLTGSAVSRVGQSPLGMLTLTDSIVATDAVRASANIRQISTAALISQAMQAISDESSVSSLFD from the coding sequence ATGAAGATTGTTGCCTGTAACAGCAACCTGCCTCTTGCACAGAAAGTCGCGGCAGAGCTGGGAATGCCGCTTTGCAACGCAACCGTCCGGCGGTTCGCGGATATGGAAATCTTTGTCGAAATCCATGAGAACGTGCGCGGCGAGGATGTATTCGTCATCCAGAGCACCTGTTCGCCCACCAATGACAATCTCATGGAACTGCTGATCATGCTCGACGCGCTGCGTCGTGGGTCGGCGCGGCGCATCACGGCGGTCATGCCCTATTTCGGCTATGCGCGGCAGGACCGCAAATCCGGGCCGCGCACGCCCATCAGCGCCAAGCTGGTGGCCAATATCCTGGTCGAGGCCGGGGCCAACCGCGTCCTGACAATGGATCTGCACGCCATGCAGATCCAGGGCTTTTTCGACATTCCCGTTGACAACCTGTACGCAGCCCCCCTGTTCACGCGCGATATCCGGGGCCGCATGAAGCTTGATGGCGAACCCCGCCTTCCCTATGAGGCACCGCCGATGGATATTCCCGGCGGCGCGCATAACCTCATGATCGTCTCGCCCGATGTGGGCGGCGTGGTCCGCGCCCGCCAGATGGCGCAGCGCCTGAATGTCGATCTGGCCATCATCGACAAACGCCGCGAACGCGCCGGCGTGTCGGAGGTCATGAACGTGATCGGTGACGTGCGGGGGCGCTACTGCATCCTGGTCGATGACATTGTCGATAGCGGCGGTTCGCTGTGCAATGCGGCGGAAGCACTGATGAAGCACGGCGCGGCGGCGGTGGAGGCATACGTGACCCATGGCGTGCTGACCGGCAGCGCGGTCAGCCGCGTGGGCCAGTCGCCCCTGGGCATGCTGACGCTGACGGACAGCATCGTCGCGACCGATGCCGTGCGGGCATCGGCCAATATCCGCCAGATCAGCACGGCGGCGCTCATCTCCCAGGCGATGCAGGCCATATCGGATGAAAGTTCGGTCTCCTCGCTGTTTGACTGA